GGAGAACGTGCAGCCGGCGAACGGCTACCAGCTGCTGCGGCCGGGAAGGCGCTGAGCCCCTACGGCGAGGGCGCCGCCGACTCGCCACCCCCGAAGCGGCCGCGCCCGCCGCCGGGCCGCTCCTCGCGGCGCATCTGCTCGTAGGCGGCGCGCTGGCTCTCGTCGAGCACGCGGCCCACCGCGGCGTCCGTCTCGCTGCGCAGCGCGCGCATCTGCTCGCGCACCGGCTGCCCGTCGCCACCCGCGCCTGCCTGGCGCTGGGCGAAGAGCGCCTCGCGCTTCTGGGCCTCGGTGTCCAGCAGGCGCGTGAGCTCCCGCTCCTGGCTGCCGCTCAGGCGCGCCTCCTGGACGAAGCGCTGCAGCCGCTCCTGGCGCGCCTGCGTCGCCTGCTGCTGGCGCGACTGGAAGCGCTCCTGCATCAGCTCCTGCTGCGCGGCGACGACGGCCGCCTTGAGCTGCTCGCGCCCCTCGGGGCTGTTCATGGACTCGCCCACGATGAGCCCCTGCACGTCCGCGCGCAGCTGCTGCACCTGCTCGGCGAGCGCCGCCGCGTCCGCGGGCACCTGCGCGCCCGTGCCCACGGGCGCTGCGCCCGGTGCCCCCGTCATCCCGTGCTCGAGCGCCGCCGCCCGCCGCGCGAGCGAGAGCGTGGTCACCTCGAGCGCCTCCACGCGCCGTGCGTACGCGTCGAACTGCGCGCGGGTGGGGCCCTCCACCGCGTCAGCGGTCCCGGGCGGAGGGGGCGGCGGCTCGTGCCGGAGCAGCGTCACGGCGAGCGCGGCGAGCGAGACGGCGAGGGCACTCCACGGAAGGACTCGATTCATGGCACCCCGCGTGACGGTTCGAGCGCGGGATTATTCCACGCTTCGGGGGTGCCCGGACTGCCTACACCGCGATGCTCAGCTGCAGCGCGCGCGTCTCTCCGGGCGCGAGCCACAGCAGCCCCTCGCCGGTCTTCAGCGCGCCGCCGCGCGCCGTCCATGGCTCCACGCAGACGAAGTCGCGCCCGCCCAGGGTCCACACCACCATCGTGTGGAACTCCGGGCTCCACGCGAGGCGCACCGGCCGCAGGCCCTGCCCGCGGTGCACGACGGTGCCGTGCGGCGAGTGGTCGAGCAGGTGCAGGTCCACCTCGGGGTCCTCGAGGGGAAAGCCCTGGAAGGGGCGCTCGCGGCCCTGCAGGTTGTCGAAGGCGCGCGTCGCGTCCGTCTCGATGCGCACGTGCGCCTTCTGCGGCTGCGGCACGTAGAAGTAGGGGTGCATCCCGAGGTGCAGGGGCATGCGGCGCGCATCCCGGTTCTTCACCTGGAAGGCGAGGTGCAGCGCCGGGCCCTGCAGCCGCACGAAGAGTCGCGCCTCGAAGTCCCAGGGGAACTCGCGGCGCGTCTGCTCGCTGCTCTCGAGCCGCAGCACGGCGCGGTCTGCCTCCTGCGCCTCCAGCGTCCAGGGCAGGTCGCGCGCGAAGCCGTGCTTGCGCATCGAGACCTCGCGCCCGTCCACCGCGTACTTCCCGCCGGGGATGACGCCGGGGCTGGGGAAGAGCAGCGGGATGCCGCCGCGCACGCTCTTCTTCGGATCCGCGAGCGTGCGCTCGTCGAGGAAGAGCACCGGCTCGCTCGCTACGCTGAAGCGCGAGACGAGCGCGCCGCGCTCGGGGACGATCTCGGCCCGGGAGGGGCCCTCCACCAGGGTGACCATGGGCGCGCCCCGCTATTTGTCGAGGTAGGGGTAGGGGACGCGGGTGGGCGGCACGAAGTTCTCCTTGATGGTACGCGGGCTGGTCCAGCGCACCAGGTTGAGCATCGAGCCGGCCTTGTCGTTGGTGCCCGAGGCGCGGCTGCCGCCGAAGGGCTGCTGGCCCACCACGGCGCCGGTGGGCTTGTCGTTGATGTAGAAGTTGCCGGCCGCGTGGCGCAGCAGGTCCATCGCCGTCTCGATGGCCTTGCGGTCGCGCCCGAAGATGGCGCCGGTGAGCGCGTAGGCCGCGGACTGGTCCACCTCGCGCAGGGTCTCCTCGAACTTCGCGTCCGGGTAGACGTGCAGGCCCACCACGGGGGCGAAGATCTCCTCCTGCATGATGCGGTGGCGCGGGTTCTCCAGCTGCACCAGCGTGGGCTTCACGAACCAGCCCTCGCTGCGGTCGGCGTCGCCGCCGGCGACGATGCTGGCCTCGCTGCCGCCCTGCTTCGCGAGCTCCAGGTACGCGCTGGTCCGCTTGAAGCTCTTCTCGTCGATGACTGCGCCCATGAAGTTGCGGAAGTCCGTGGGGTCGCCCATGCGGAGCTCCGAGATGAACTCCTGCAGGCGCGCCTTGAGCTTGGGCCACATGCTCTGCGGCACGTAGATGCGGCTCGCGGCGGAGCACTTCTGGCCCTGGTACTCGTAGCCGCCGCGCACGATCGCGGTCGCCACGGCGTCCAGGTCGTCCGCCGCCGAGGCGTGCACGAAGATGAAGTCCTTGCCGCCCGTCTCGCCCACCAGGCGCGGGTACTGCTTGTAGCGCGCGATGTTCTCGCCCACGGTGCGCCACATCGACTGGAAGGTGGGCGTGGAGCCGGTGAAGTGCACGCCGCCCAGCTGCGGGTGGGTGAGCGCCACGTTGCCGATGGTGGGGCCGTCGCCGGGCACCATGTTGATGACGCCGTCCGGCAGGCCCGCCTCGCGCAAGAGCTCCATGATGTACCAGGCGCTGTAGGCCGCGGTGCTCGAGGGCTTGAACAGCACCACGTTGCCCATGATGGCGGGCGCCGTGGGCAGGTTGAGCGCGATGGAGGTGAAGTTGAACGGGGCCACCGCGAAGACGAAGCCGTCCAGCGGGCGGTAGTCCGTCATGTTCCAGTTCTGCGGCGCCGCCTCCGGCTGCTGCATCAACAGCTGCTCGGCGAAGTGGACGTTCCAGCGCAGGAAGTCGATGGACTCGCAGGCCGCGTCGATCTCCGCCTGGTGCGCCGTCTTGCTCTGCCCCAGCATGGTGGCCGCGTTCAGGATGGGCCGGTAGCGGGTGGCGAGCAGCTCGGCGGCGCGCAGGAAGATGGCCGCGCGCGCGTGGAAGGGCATGCGGCTCCACTCGTCCTTCACCGAGAGGCCGTTCTCGATGGCGCGCTGGGTGATGGCGGCGTCGCCCTCGTGCAGGGTGGCCAGCACGTGGCTGTGGCGGTGCGGCATGCGCACCTCGTCCGTCTTGCCGGTGCGCACGTGCTTGCCGCCGATGATGACCGGGATCTCGATCTTCTCGGCCGCCATGCGCTTGAGGGCCGCCTGCACCTCGGCGCGCTCGGGGGTCCCGGCGGCGTAGGAGAGGACCGGCTCGTTCTTGGGCGGGGGAACGCGGGGGAAGGCGTTGATCACGCGGGGTACCTCGGGAGGAGGGTGGGAACGCTGGAAAGGTGGCCGGCACCCTACAACCCCAGGGGCGGGTTGGGGGTGCGCCGTGCTGGGGGAAGAACAGCCGGGCGCACCGCTGCACATCCCCGGACCATTGCCCGGAGGTCCAGTGACCCGGGAAAAACCCGCGCCGCTGTCTGGCTTTGCCCGCAGGGGCCCGCCTACACTCCGCGGGCTTCCCGCCTCTCCCCCTCTGGACACCTTCCGCCGAGCCCTCCGCGTGAGCGACTCCCGACCGCCTGCTCCCCCCTCGCCGAAGGCGCCGGACGCGACGTGGGATGCGCTCGAAGGCCCCACGGAGGGGCCGACGGAGGAGGTCTGCGGCCGCGAGTCCGGGGACATCGACCCCTTGAGCGAGGCGACCCGCGAGCGGCCGCCGGACCCGGCGCTGGCGGTGTTCGCGGTGGGCGAGGAGGTGGCGGGCCGCTACCGCATCCTCTCGCGCGTGGCGCGCGGCGGGATGGGCGAGGTCTACGAGGCGCTGGACCTGGAGCTGCAGGACACGGTGGCGCTCAAGGTCATCCTGCCGATGGAAGCGGCCGAGGCGGACGGCGCGGTGGAGCGCTTCCGGCGCGAGGTGCAGCTCGCGCGGCGGGTGACGCACCCCAACGTGTGCCGCATCTTCGACGTGGGGCTGTCGCGGCCGCGCGGCGGGGGGGCTGCCCGCCCCTTCCTCACCATGGAGTTCCTGCGGGGCGAGACGCTGGACGACCTGCTGCGCCGCGAGGGGCAGGTGTCCACGCAGGACGCGCTGCCCCTGGTGCGCCAGATGGTGGCGGGCTTGAGCGCCGCGCACGCCGCGGGCGTCATCCACCGCGACCTCAAGGCGAGCAACGTGCTGCTCGTGCTCGAGCCGGACGGTCAGGACGCGCTGCGCGTGGTCCTCACCGACTTCGGGCTCGCGCGAAGCCTCCACGCGCGCGACACCTCCTCGGTCTCGCGCACGGGAGACCTCATCGGCACGCCCGCGTACATGGCGCCCGAGCAGCTGGAGGGCGGCCCCATCACGCCCGCCACGGACCTCTACGCGCTGGGCATCGTGCTCTACGAGCTGCTCACCGGCGCGCGGCCCTTCCGCGAGACCTCCGCGCTCGCCACCGCAATGCGCCGCCTGCGCCAGCCGCCGCCCAGCCCGCGCCGCTACGTGCCCGGGCTCGACCGGCGCTGGGAGCACGCCGTCCTGCGCCTGCTCGAGCGCGACCCCGCTCGCCGCTTCCAGAGCGGGCACGCGCTGCTTCGCGCGCTCGAGGGCCCCGCGCCCCGCCGCCCCTGGCTGCTGCCTGCCGCGGGCGCGCTCGCCGCGGGGCTCGCGCTGGTGGGCGGGGGACTCGGCGTGGCCGCGCGCCGCGACGCCGCCCCCGTCCCGGACGAGCCGGAGGTGTACGCCCCGGCGCCCGCCGCCGCCCGCCGCGCCGTGGCGGTGCTGGGCTTTCGCAACCTCTCCGGCCGCGACGAGGCGCAGTGGCTGTCCACCGCGCTGCGCGAGCTGCTCGCCATGGAGCTCGCCGCCGCGCCGCGCCTGCGCACCGTTCCGGGCGAGGCGCTGGCCCCGCTTACTCCCCCGCCAGGCCTGGAGCCCGGCCGCGTCCAGCTGCAGCAGCTGCACGCGCGCGCGGGCGTGGACCTGGTGGTGAGCGGCACCTACCTGCTGCTCGCGAGCGGCGCCGGCCCGGACCGGGACGCGGGCCCCCTGCGCCTGGACGTGCGCGTGCAGGACGCGGCCACCGGCGAGACGCTGGCCTCGCTCTCGGAGCGCGGCGAGGCCGGGCACCTGCTCGAGCTGGTGGCGAGCGCGGGCGAGCGCCTGCGCCGCGCGCTCGGGGAGGGCAGTACGCGCTGAGGCAGGCGGGCGGCGCGCGTGCTATGGCGCGGGCCACCATGTCCCAGCTCTCCCCGCCGCTCAGCATCGAGTCCACCCGCTCCGGTCACCGCGAGTCCGTGCACCGCGTGCACGTGGCGGTGGTGGACGCGCGGGGGAGGCGGGTGGCGAGCGCGGGAGACCCCGGCCTGGTCACCTTCTGGCGCTCCGCCTGCAAGGCCTTCCAGGCGCTGCCGCTGGTGCAGGACGGGGCCGCGGAC
This genomic interval from Aggregicoccus sp. 17bor-14 contains the following:
- a CDS encoding aldose epimerase — encoded protein: MVTLVEGPSRAEIVPERGALVSRFSVASEPVLFLDERTLADPKKSVRGGIPLLFPSPGVIPGGKYAVDGREVSMRKHGFARDLPWTLEAQEADRAVLRLESSEQTRREFPWDFEARLFVRLQGPALHLAFQVKNRDARRMPLHLGMHPYFYVPQPQKAHVRIETDATRAFDNLQGRERPFQGFPLEDPEVDLHLLDHSPHGTVVHRGQGLRPVRLAWSPEFHTMVVWTLGGRDFVCVEPWTARGGALKTGEGLLWLAPGETRALQLSIAV
- the pruA gene encoding L-glutamate gamma-semialdehyde dehydrogenase, with the protein product MINAFPRVPPPKNEPVLSYAAGTPERAEVQAALKRMAAEKIEIPVIIGGKHVRTGKTDEVRMPHRHSHVLATLHEGDAAITQRAIENGLSVKDEWSRMPFHARAAIFLRAAELLATRYRPILNAATMLGQSKTAHQAEIDAACESIDFLRWNVHFAEQLLMQQPEAAPQNWNMTDYRPLDGFVFAVAPFNFTSIALNLPTAPAIMGNVVLFKPSSTAAYSAWYIMELLREAGLPDGVINMVPGDGPTIGNVALTHPQLGGVHFTGSTPTFQSMWRTVGENIARYKQYPRLVGETGGKDFIFVHASAADDLDAVATAIVRGGYEYQGQKCSAASRIYVPQSMWPKLKARLQEFISELRMGDPTDFRNFMGAVIDEKSFKRTSAYLELAKQGGSEASIVAGGDADRSEGWFVKPTLVQLENPRHRIMQEEIFAPVVGLHVYPDAKFEETLREVDQSAAYALTGAIFGRDRKAIETAMDLLRHAAGNFYINDKPTGAVVGQQPFGGSRASGTNDKAGSMLNLVRWTSPRTIKENFVPPTRVPYPYLDK
- a CDS encoding serine/threonine-protein kinase, giving the protein MSDSRPPAPPSPKAPDATWDALEGPTEGPTEEVCGRESGDIDPLSEATRERPPDPALAVFAVGEEVAGRYRILSRVARGGMGEVYEALDLELQDTVALKVILPMEAAEADGAVERFRREVQLARRVTHPNVCRIFDVGLSRPRGGGAARPFLTMEFLRGETLDDLLRREGQVSTQDALPLVRQMVAGLSAAHAAGVIHRDLKASNVLLVLEPDGQDALRVVLTDFGLARSLHARDTSSVSRTGDLIGTPAYMAPEQLEGGPITPATDLYALGIVLYELLTGARPFRETSALATAMRRLRQPPPSPRRYVPGLDRRWEHAVLRLLERDPARRFQSGHALLRALEGPAPRRPWLLPAAGALAAGLALVGGGLGVAARRDAAPVPDEPEVYAPAPAAARRAVAVLGFRNLSGRDEAQWLSTALRELLAMELAAAPRLRTVPGEALAPLTPPPGLEPGRVQLQQLHARAGVDLVVSGTYLLLASGAGPDRDAGPLRLDVRVQDAATGETLASLSERGEAGHLLELVASAGERLRRALGEGSTR